From the Streptomyces sp. NBC_00654 genome, the window GTCCGACGAGGATGGACCAGGCGTCGTCCAGGTCGAACGGCGGTACGCCCGTGGCGATCTCGTACAGCACGCAGCCCAGCGAGTAGAGGTCGCTGCGGTGGTCCACCTGGCCGCCGCTGATCTGCTCGGGCGACATGTAGTGCGGGGTGCCCATGGCGATGCCGGTGCCGGTGAGACGCGAGGTGAAGCCGATCTCCCGGCCGAGCCTGGCGATGCCGAAGTCGCAGATCTTCACCGTGCCGTCGGCGAGACGCATGATGTTGGCGGGCTTGAGGTCCCGGTGCACGATGCCCTGCTGATGGGTGTACCCGAGGGCGTCGGCGACCTGTTCCGCGATGTCGACGACGTCCTCGACGGGCAGGGGGTGCTGCCTGTTCCCCTCCAGGAGCTGGCTCAGGTTGCTCCCGTCCAGGAGCTCCATCACCAGGAAGAGCACGCCCTCGTGCTCGCCGAAGTCATGGACGACGGTGACGCCGCGGTGCTGGAGCGAGGCGGCCACCCGGGCCTCGCGCCGGAAGCGTTCGCGCAGTATGCGGGTGAAGGACTGGTCGTGCTGGGATCCCACCGGCTTGAGGCACTTGACGGCGACCTGGCGGCCGAGCGACTCGTCCCGCGCCCGCCACACCTCGCCCATGCCACCGCGCCCGATCACATCGAGCAGCCGGTACCGGCTCTGGATCAGCCTGGTGTCCGCCATCGCCTGCTTCTCGCCCCCGTCGCTCCGTCTACGCCCGCGCCCTCCCCGGCCCCTCGTCCAGTATGGCTTCCTGCCTGCGGAGTTTGTACGGGGTGGGGCGGCTTCCGGGGCCGAGTCGTGCCATCGCCTTCAGAATGTGTCCGGGCGGCAGTTGCCAGCGCAGCCGGGCGGGGATGGCACGCAGGGCGGTACCGGCGGCGCGCAGACGGCGGTCGACGACCTCCGGGGGCGGCGCCGGACGGCCGTACAGCTCATGGGCGTACGAGGGCAGCGACTGGTAGGCGAGTGCCGCCACGCGCCGCCAGAGCACCGCACGCGCCGGAACCAGCAGGGGATGAACGGGCGGGTTGCACAGGAAGTCATCGACATCCGACGCCTCCTCCCCTGCGGCGAGTTCGTGGCGCACCCGGTCGAAGTAGTCCGTGAGCCCGGCGGTGGAGGCCGGCACACGGTCCGGATCGAGTCCGACGAGGCGGGCGCTCCGGCGGTGTTCGTCGACGTAGCGGTCGGCGAGGGCGTCGGTCAGCGGGTAGCCGGAGCGGCGTTCGACCTGGAGGTAGGAGTCGACCTCGGCGCAGTGCACCCAGAGGAGCAGTTCCGGTTCGTCGATGCCGTAGGTCTCGCCGGTCGCCGGGTCGGTGGCCTTGAGGGCACGGTGTATCTTGCGGACCCTGGCACCGGCCTTCTCGGCGGCGGGGGTGGTGCCGTAGGTGAGGGTGCCGACGAACGAGGCGGTGCGCATCAGCCTCCCCCAGGCGTCCTCGCGGAAGTCGGAATTCTGCATGACACCCCGGACGGCGCGCGGGTGCAGTGCCTGGAGGTACAACGCCCGCACTCCCGCGACCCACATCATCGGGTCGCCGTGCATCTGCCAGGTGACCGATCGGGGCCCGAAGAGCCCCGGGTCCATGTCGTCCATCCGCTTCTGCCTCCCGCTCGGTGACCCAGGTCTGGCGTTGGCACGTCCGTACACTGTGCCCCTCGGGCACCCGGTGCGCGAGGGCCGCGCGGTGACGCGGGCCACGGGCCGGCCTCAGCCGCGGCGGGCGACCGTGACGATCTCCCGGCTGTCCCCGGTGACAGGTCCCCGGTGCCAGTCGCCGTACTGCGCCTCGATCAGGAAGCCCGCCCCGCCGAGGAACCGGCCGAGCGCCGCGACATCGAGGAACCGCAGGCTCTCGCGGAGCACGCGGAGCACGGTGCCGTCCGGCTCGGCCACCGTCCCGCGGAGCGTGACCACATCACCGGTGACGGATTCGACGTCGTGCCAGTAGCGCAGGGCACGGCCGTCCTCGTGGACGACATCGACGATGTCGTCCGGGTTCGCCGGGGTCCACCCCTCCCAGGCCCGTGCCCGCGGATGCCTGGTGTCGAAGACGAAGCGGCCACCCCGGCGCAGCGTCCCGTGGATCGCGGCGAGCGAGGAGCGCACATCGTGATCGGTGAGCAGGTTCTGGAACGCGTGGCCGGTCATCGTCGCCAGCGCGAATCCGGCGCCGCTCCTCGCGTCCGCCGCGGTGCCCTCGATCCACTCGACATCGGCCCTGCGCCGGGCCCGCTCCAGCGCGGCACGATCGGGGTCCAGCCCGGCGAGCCGGCCCCGATGGCCCCGCTCACGTGCGAGCCGCAGCATGGCCCCGGTGCCGCAGCCGATGTCCAGCACCGACTCCGCGTCCATGACCAACGGGAAGTAGAAGCCGTCCTCGGCCCGTCGGACGGGCTCCCACGGGTTCAGCACGTCGTACAGCGCGGCCACATCAGCGTCGGAGAACACCGCGACAGTGTCCGCCAAGTCACCTTCCGCATCAAGCGATTACTCCGCCGATCACTCCGTGCGGAACGGGGGACCGTCATCCGTGCCCGCCCTCCGTCTCCTGTGGCCCGCCGCACATCCTCGTCGTGGCACGTTCATCGCCGTACCCGCG encodes:
- a CDS encoding oxygenase MpaB family protein codes for the protein MDDMDPGLFGPRSVTWQMHGDPMMWVAGVRALYLQALHPRAVRGVMQNSDFREDAWGRLMRTASFVGTLTYGTTPAAEKAGARVRKIHRALKATDPATGETYGIDEPELLLWVHCAEVDSYLQVERRSGYPLTDALADRYVDEHRRSARLVGLDPDRVPASTAGLTDYFDRVRHELAAGEEASDVDDFLCNPPVHPLLVPARAVLWRRVAALAYQSLPSYAHELYGRPAPPPEVVDRRLRAAGTALRAIPARLRWQLPPGHILKAMARLGPGSRPTPYKLRRQEAILDEGPGRARA
- a CDS encoding trans-aconitate 2-methyltransferase, coding for MFSDADVAALYDVLNPWEPVRRAEDGFYFPLVMDAESVLDIGCGTGAMLRLARERGHRGRLAGLDPDRAALERARRRADVEWIEGTAADARSGAGFALATMTGHAFQNLLTDHDVRSSLAAIHGTLRRGGRFVFDTRHPRARAWEGWTPANPDDIVDVVHEDGRALRYWHDVESVTGDVVTLRGTVAEPDGTVLRVLRESLRFLDVAALGRFLGGAGFLIEAQYGDWHRGPVTGDSREIVTVARRG